The genomic stretch CAGGATgtattagggaaaaaaaaaaaaccacagcTTACTCATGAAAATCTAATACAATATTGATGATGTCATAGAGAAATGATGGTTCTTGATGGAAAAATGGCTTTTTGATTGCTAACTCCATATTATGCACATTGTCATCCCTTTGAGGggaatattttccttttttcttacCAGAGATGATTTGATGGCCATAGGTGGCtagggttttaaatttttactgtAATATAGGAATTAGGATCATTTCCAGTTTATTGATAATATTCAGTTTGTTATGTTagaatggtatttttgtcccctcaaaaagtgaaaagacaaaaatactctttagatataaaatataactaacttgAATGACGGTTCTTCATCAAAGCTGATGTTACTTCTGATTTGTGCGCTGAGATCATACCATTTTTAGGTGGGACATAATTTCTTCCATTTTGgcccaaataaacaaaatttacacaaattttATATCTATCGACCAAGTATATCATCAAGGAAAATGAACTTTTACTATAACCTTCTTGCAAATTGACATGCTAGTCAACCTAGCATTGTCACATTTgccaaaatcaaatttaattatttagtaactGATATGGTAAATTTGATTGGCTGGCGTAAAAAGTATCACTGAACTTACAAATCGACATAGCAACGCACGTGATATTGTTACatcaattacaattaaatttaattgtttagtaacTAATGTGGTAAGCGTTATAAATTGTCACATTTgccaaaatcaaatttaattatttagtaactGATATGATAAATTTGATTGGCTGGCGTAAAAAGTCTCACTGAACTTACAAATTGACATAGCAACGCACGTGATATTGTTACgtcaattacaatcaaatttaattgtttagtaacTGATATGGTAAGCGTTATaaattatcacatcaatttgtatGAGACTTTTAGTAAAAGATTAGTACCTGAGAGCAGTACATAAATAGTGGGTTTTTATCCCAAATCTCAAACTTTCCACCTCATTTATGGGAAAGGAAATACCATTTGAGCTAGAAACCCACTAAAgagtaaataaaattaaaggttGGGATATTTAAAGGCTGGAAGACATGACAGAAGACAGTTGAGTTTTAGCATAATTTGCCCAAGCATGGCAGTAAATGGCATGTTTTCaaccaagaaaaatgaaagaaataaatacatAACTGAAGTCTTGTCCCGGTGACTCAAcgtcaaaataaagaaaattggatATCCCCAACCAATAATTCAAACATGTCAATAAGTTACACAGCATACAgaatggaaaacaaaacaaaaagttacACAGCATACAAACACCTTCCAGAGGGCCTCCACATTCTGAAGAATTCATGTCCAAACAGCACTCTACAGCCCTTGAACCTTCAAGCGATGAACTTGGTGCTTAGCAACACAAGCCAGCTGCTATATGCAACGCGGGAAGAGGGTCTGTCCTACATACCCACCAGACATTGCCCTTCGCACATTCGATTCAAACAGCTTTGGGTTGTCTCTTAAAACGGCTGCTGCATCGTGATTGAGCGGATCTTCATAATTTGGTTCCTGCGAGTACAAACACAAATTATAATCAAAGGGATGCCCCTAGTTGCAAGAATGTACTTGTGTAAGAATAATAAATACCGTGAAAAGATGAAATAGGCCATAAATTATAGTGTTGATATTTAAAACGGGTTTCCAGTCTTCTCTTAAAATGTTGAGACAGACATTTCCTTCCAAGTCGATATTAGGATGGTACACCTGCATGTTGGATTCACTGTTAAAATTACCTTACTGCACATAACAAATAATATTCTCAAGCAGCAACCTTCTTAATAGGGAACAGGACATGCTCATTTACCTTTGTCTTGCACTTGACTTTTGGTGCCTCATGAGGGTAAATAGGGGAaacttgaaaagaaaacaaaaacgtACCACCTCTGTAACAAGAAAACAAGATATTAAGTATTCAAAACTTCTCCGATAAATAATGGCATAGAGATTATCATGAAAACCTCACGATAAAATACTGTCAACATAGAAGAATGATGAGGAATTTTATAGAGTATGCTTACAGATAATATCCTTCATCAGGCCGAATGGTAACCTCGAAGTTCATCAAGTCATCCTTGCCATTGGGAAATGATATGGTACACGATTTTGGCAGGTTTAGTTCGCTGATATCTACACAATGAAACACACAAAGTTTAGAACATAACCCCTGCCTCTATAGCTCTGATATCAGTTAATTGAAAAGACAGATTATCAGGTTTTATTAGTCAAAGAACCAATGCATAGGCTATGAGATCCCATAACTTTGCCAACAAAagtcttcaaataaaaaataagttggCTTAGCTGGTCCACAATTTCAGGATATGTCAACCAAATCCCCGTTCCTTGAGGAAAACACTTAAACTATATGTTATAGTCATTCAAAGAAATACATCAGAAGGCTCAATACCTTTGTGAAGCCGTAATTCTCCTGCACTTTGCTTCTTGACAGGTGTCTTTCCATTAGCATTCTCTGCAAGTTCCCTTTGCTTTTCCTTCACTTTAAATAGCTTAATCATTTTTCCTACAGCATAATATTGTAGTCAGTTTAAAGAATGCAATACCACCATATCCAAGAATAACTTGGACAGCACGATAGTACTAGATGGAAACAATGAAGCCAGTCTTGGCATAACAGATAGGATTTGCAAAGTTCATTGTGAAAGAGGCGACATCCAAGACTAAGAAACAAAGGAGGTAGCACAGATAAGGATCaccgaaaagaaaagaagccaaTATGGAGTACAACCAGGTCCAAAATTTTCACTCAAGCCAGGCGCAAGACCAGCCACACTTCTACATAACAGGGTATGCGACACACACTATGACATCAACAAAGTACCAATCAAGGTTTTGCAAGTTATAAGCATTACTTTTACTGATCAGAGTCTGGCTATTCTTATAAAGGATTTAACCTCCAATAGGCCTCCCACAAAGGGTAACTTCCTTGAACAGTTGAACCCAAGTTACAatttaggaaacaaaaaaatgctatttttcccACCGATATTCCACATATTTCCCATCTCCATGACATATAGAGCCTCTATGTCAGTTCCTTGAAGATGCCTCAAAAAATCTGATAATATGAGGCAATAAactttcaaatgaaaaatggatCACAGAAAAAGAACTAATCAGCTTAGTATTTCCTCAATTATGTGCTTTTGTCATCtaacaaaacaaagcaacaatAATTAAGCCCTTATGACATCCGCCTTATTTTGTCCTTAAATATAGCATCGATGAAGACGAAAGACTTGTACTGCTCGGCACCACCATAAAGGTTGAGTCATTTTAATAACATGGCCAGAGTCTTAATCCTAGTCATTGGATTCGAATAAAAGCCAAAGCGAAATCAATCATGTTAGGTGTGATTCAGACATATAAGGGCGCAAATGGTCATTACACTAAAATTATTCTTTGAACAGATTTGAAGAATAATATTAGCACCTATATAAACTAACACTAGCATGCTAATTGTTTTCCTAATGAACAATTACAGATTTGAAGAATCTATTTGCCAATGCCTAACTAACAATTATCTCATGTAATGACCTAGAAAAAAGCGTTAATCACATCTATGTTatccccaaaaggactagtcaatttgaagtttccctataattcattataaagccaaGTTTTACCTAATAACTAGAcaatgtaggacttagcacttatgactatctttataaaccacccactccaTGTGgacttcttttcatttttccaatatgggaccaaAGTGTTAAATCTCATCACTTTATCATGTCAAAACTAATGATTTGTAACCGACTTTACAAAAGGattaaaaaccaaacaaaatgaTTTGACATGTATGAAATGATGGGTGGATGATGTGATTTGACATGTACCAAATTATGGGTGGATGATGCCAATTTAATTAATCTTGTACTTGAAGCATGTAAAGCATTAACCCTAGTAAATATACTAAATGGGTAAACAGATAAGGCAACCTTTCTGCTTATGTAAGCAGGCAGCTGTCAGCTTCCGTGCAAGTTTCTCCAGAATACTTCTCAGGAACTTGAGGAAAAAATCTTGAGCATATTTCTGGGAAGTTGAATATGTAGCTGTGTTTTTTGAAATTCAATGCTTTTATGGATTGATTTattcattcaatatatataaacttcaaAACTTTAATCATTGATGGGCCAACAAAATCATCCAAAGTAAGGCAGGAAACAACATAGCTAAGAAAGATGGCTCGAGATGTGCCCAAAAAATTCACTCTTTCATGAAACTCTTTGAACAACATAATTTAATGACTTTCTTTAGCAAATATAATTGAGGGACACCAATCCAACCTTATTCCAGCGATCTTTCTTTTGTGAGCTTGTTCTAGCGATCTAACAACCTAACAAACACTCATACACACCAATAATTCAGtaaaccaaaacccaaaattaatCCCCCAATACATATATAAGCATGATCctaaaacaacacaaacacGTAACAGAGCGACGATCTCATGGACACAAGCCAATGGCAATGATTTGCAGAACATACAATAAAGGACCCGCTTGAAAGAAAAGCCCAGAACTACTTGAGTTTCCAACTATCTACCATAGATCATGCAACAATTCAGGACCTTACAGCCCTCTACCTATAGTAGTTTGTGACGTTCATCACTCTATATGAAACTTTCAAAAGATATAGGCAACACGTTCAAAAACTCCCACAACAAACAGCCTATCAGGCTATCAGCAATTCATAAAACAAGCACCCATGACGAAAGAACCTCTCTTTAGCACAACATCTAGcaaattaattcaaaaacaAGAAACCCAAAAACAGAATAAAGCCCCCCAACAAAAATCCGAAAGTCCCAACTAAACCCAATCGCATAGAACCCAGAACCTGATCAAAAGTCCCCATAGTTCCTCCAATCAACAAATCACAGCTACAACATACACACAAACATACATGTATAGATACACGTATGTGAAGCTTGAAACCTGGATCAGGGTAGCTGACAAAACGCGAAAGTTACGATCGCGGGTAAGAAGTTGttggagagaagaaaaagagcgAAGCTTTACCTGGTGAAAAATAACCCAAAGGccttttgagagagagagagagagagctcagaAGGAATCTGCAAGAGtgtttttatataatatataaagagaagggggctctctctctctctctggcttGCCTTggctttgttttcttttcctttctctcttcctcgCGTCAATCATCGTCATCCATTTCAAGCTTGGATTTGGTTTCGTTCGCTTTCGACTGTGAAAGGCCTATATCGATTGTCTCCATCGCACTACTTTCTGTGTTTCAGTGAAGCCGTCAACCACAACTCGCCACGGAAATAAATTGATCACCACGATGTCGTTTCGGTAGTTCGAAATGTTTGTGCGTGCTTGTGGAATTACCCTTTTCAAGATTAGTGGACACGCGTTCGAGAGTGGAGGCAAGTGTATTGGCAGCAACATTTGCTGCAATCACAGGATTCGACACCCTGAACCGGGGAGGATGTGGCTTGATTTGACCGGGAACCGGTTTCCTGAGTTAAAGAAGCCCTTTTGAGGCAAattgtgaagaaatttttttatctaatttagcagacttaaattgatatttgtttttaaatatatatatattttaaaaattatgaaacaATCACACATTCTTTACAAATCAAGGGCGACAATTTTGTGTTTGTATGTCGAGTTCGGATCGTGTCGATgcatagatataaaattatatacgTTAACTTTAACTGAACTTATTATTTAAACCGGTAAGACTCATCAACCTTAATCTACTATTTTTATGCTGAGTTCATATCAAGTTCCTTGGTTGtatcaaaaaaatttagctCTTATATCGAGTGTTGGGTTCAGATTGTATCAAGATATaggtataaaaatatataagtaaatcataactcgtttaattaaacgagttagaCTCTTCAACCCTAAct from Corylus avellana chromosome ca1, CavTom2PMs-1.0 encodes the following:
- the LOC132167212 gene encoding NEDD8-conjugating enzyme Ubc12, whose amino-acid sequence is MIKLFKVKEKQRELAENANGKTPVKKQSAGELRLHKDISELNLPKSCTISFPNGKDDLMNFEVTIRPDEGYYLGGTFLFSFQVSPIYPHEAPKVKCKTKVYHPNIDLEGNVCLNILREDWKPVLNINTIIYGLFHLFTEPNYEDPLNHDAAAVLRDNPKLFESNVRRAMSGGYVGQTLFPRCI